The following are from one region of the Bradyrhizobium septentrionale genome:
- a CDS encoding bifunctional [glutamine synthetase] adenylyltransferase/[glutamine synthetase]-adenylyl-L-tyrosine phosphorylase: MNAAAPGNADRHRLAARFAAGPHVAVSVSADQRLTDWFAELEPAQSAALAALLEHPFARDILRGIAEFSPYLFELARTDAARLIRILSCNPESHLADLIETNSREVLAAGSEADVMHLLRRMKAEAALMIALCDIGGVWPVMRVTAALTDIAVTSVQSALRYLFRQEIARGRMTAVDPEHPEVGSGLIVLAMGKMGAGELNYSSDIDLIVFFDRAAATSLAEDIEPQPFYVRVTQAMARMLQQRSGEGYVFRVDLRLRPDPASTQVAISTDAALHYYEREGRTWERAAMIKARPCAGDPKAGDALIAELAPFVWRKHLDFAALTDVHDMKRQMQTYRGQSEISVEGHNVKVGRGGIREIEFFAQTQQLIAGGRHPDLRVRPTLEALNVLADSNWITFEARDELTTAYEFLRRVEHRLQMIADEQTHSLPEEPEAVERFAHFFGYENREAFAKDLLGQLKIVQNHYGKLFEGDDPTGTAKLPDIDYGAGPEDARLIEHLAHLGFKKPIAVAGTVQQWIAGDYRALRVEATRAAFLEFIPDLINGLADAEEPDDAVAAFDRFLGALQRGGRLISLLSQNRDFVALVALILGAAPRLGDMLARQPQIMDGLVDPRFFGAMPDKKELSERLAATLQDASSYEDFLDRLRLFGQESLFLIGTRILSGTVSAQHASTAFADVAEGIVHTVHGLVTDQFAAQYGRIKRQETAIIAMGRLGSREMTASSDLDLILLYDFDSEAPDSDGERSLHGAQYFARFTQRLISAFTTRTNYGVLYEVDMRLRPSGRAGPVASRIDAFADYQEREAWTWEHMALTRARVISSSPAFREQIEAIIRRVLTRPRDAASTAADVADMRRAIALEKGEDDVWDLKLAAGGLVDIDFIAQYLQLAHASVKPEILSVSTLQVLEHAARLGLLGQSEAEILRSAARLYHDLTQILRLCVTGKFNPETAGEDLRRVMARAGDAPDFSALEARLRETQSEVRRVFNAMVGGG; encoded by the coding sequence ATGAATGCCGCCGCGCCGGGAAACGCGGATCGACATCGTCTGGCCGCGCGGTTCGCGGCCGGACCACATGTCGCCGTTTCCGTATCCGCCGATCAGCGTCTGACCGACTGGTTCGCCGAGCTCGAGCCGGCGCAATCGGCCGCGCTCGCGGCGCTGCTGGAGCATCCGTTCGCGCGGGACATCCTGCGCGGCATCGCCGAGTTCTCGCCATATCTGTTCGAGCTCGCGCGCACTGACGCCGCGCGGCTGATCCGGATCCTGTCATGCAACCCGGAGTCGCATCTTGCCGACCTGATCGAGACCAATTCGCGCGAGGTGCTCGCCGCCGGCAGCGAGGCCGACGTGATGCATCTGCTTCGCCGTATGAAGGCGGAGGCCGCGCTGATGATCGCGCTGTGCGACATCGGCGGCGTCTGGCCGGTGATGCGGGTGACCGCGGCGCTGACCGACATCGCGGTGACTTCAGTGCAGTCGGCGCTGCGATATTTGTTCCGGCAGGAAATCGCCCGCGGCCGGATGACCGCCGTCGATCCCGAGCATCCTGAAGTAGGTTCAGGCCTGATCGTGCTCGCGATGGGCAAGATGGGCGCGGGCGAACTGAATTATTCCAGCGATATCGACCTGATCGTGTTCTTCGATCGCGCGGCCGCCACCTCGCTTGCCGAGGATATCGAGCCGCAGCCGTTCTATGTGCGCGTCACCCAGGCGATGGCGCGGATGCTGCAGCAGCGCTCGGGCGAGGGCTACGTCTTCCGGGTCGATCTCCGGCTGCGCCCGGACCCGGCTTCGACCCAGGTCGCGATCTCGACCGACGCAGCGCTGCATTATTACGAGCGCGAGGGACGCACCTGGGAGCGCGCCGCGATGATCAAGGCGCGGCCCTGCGCCGGCGACCCCAAGGCCGGCGATGCGTTGATCGCCGAGCTGGCGCCCTTCGTCTGGCGCAAGCATCTGGATTTTGCCGCGCTGACCGACGTCCACGACATGAAGCGGCAGATGCAGACCTATCGCGGCCAGAGCGAGATCTCGGTCGAGGGCCACAACGTCAAGGTCGGCCGCGGCGGCATCCGCGAGATCGAGTTCTTCGCCCAGACTCAGCAGCTGATCGCCGGCGGCCGCCATCCGGATCTGCGGGTGCGGCCGACTCTGGAGGCGCTCAATGTGCTCGCCGACAGCAACTGGATCACCTTCGAGGCGCGCGACGAGCTGACGACGGCCTACGAATTCCTGCGCCGGGTCGAGCACCGGCTGCAGATGATCGCCGACGAGCAGACCCACTCGCTGCCCGAGGAGCCGGAAGCCGTCGAGCGCTTCGCGCATTTCTTCGGTTACGAGAATCGCGAGGCTTTTGCCAAGGACCTGCTCGGCCAGCTCAAGATCGTGCAGAACCACTACGGCAAGCTGTTCGAGGGTGACGATCCGACCGGCACAGCGAAGCTGCCGGATATCGACTACGGTGCTGGCCCCGAAGACGCCCGCCTGATCGAACATCTGGCCCATCTCGGGTTCAAGAAGCCCATCGCGGTCGCCGGCACCGTGCAGCAGTGGATCGCCGGCGACTATCGCGCGTTGCGCGTGGAGGCGACGCGCGCGGCGTTCCTCGAGTTCATTCCGGACCTGATCAACGGTCTCGCCGATGCCGAGGAGCCGGACGATGCCGTGGCGGCGTTCGACCGCTTCCTCGGCGCGCTGCAGCGGGGCGGGCGGCTGATCTCGCTGCTCAGCCAGAACCGCGACTTCGTTGCGCTGGTGGCGCTGATCCTTGGTGCTGCGCCGCGGCTCGGCGACATGCTGGCGCGGCAGCCGCAGATCATGGACGGCCTGGTCGATCCGCGCTTCTTCGGCGCGATGCCGGACAAGAAGGAGTTGTCGGAGCGGCTTGCCGCCACGCTGCAGGATGCGTCGTCCTACGAGGATTTCCTCGACCGCCTCCGCCTGTTCGGCCAGGAGAGCCTGTTCCTGATCGGCACGCGGATCCTGTCAGGCACGGTGTCTGCGCAGCACGCCAGCACGGCTTTCGCCGACGTCGCCGAGGGCATCGTGCACACCGTGCACGGCCTCGTCACCGACCAGTTCGCCGCGCAATATGGCCGGATCAAGCGGCAGGAAACCGCGATCATCGCGATGGGCCGGCTCGGCAGCCGCGAGATGACGGCGTCCTCCGACCTCGACTTGATCCTGCTCTACGATTTCGACAGCGAGGCGCCGGATTCCGACGGCGAGCGCTCGCTGCACGGCGCGCAGTATTTTGCCCGCTTCACCCAGCGCCTGATCAGCGCCTTCACGACCCGCACCAATTACGGCGTGCTCTACGAGGTCGACATGCGGCTGCGCCCGTCCGGCCGCGCCGGCCCGGTCGCCTCGCGGATCGATGCCTTCGCCGACTACCAGGAGCGCGAGGCCTGGACCTGGGAGCACATGGCGCTGACGCGCGCACGCGTGATCTCGTCGTCGCCTGCATTCCGCGAGCAGATCGAGGCGATCATTCGCCGCGTGCTGACCCGGCCGCGCGATGCGGCATCGACTGCGGCCGACGTCGCCGACATGCGGCGGGCGATCGCGCTGGAGAAGGGCGAGGACGATGTCTGGGATCTCAAGCTCGCCGCCGGCGGGCTCGTCGACATCGATTTCATCGCGCAATATCTCCAGCTCGCGCATGCCTCGGTGAAGCCGGAAATCCTCAGCGTCTCGACGCTGCAGGTGCTCGAGCATGCCGCCAGGCTCGGCCTGCTCGGCCAGTCCGAGGCCGAGATATTGCGCTCGGCGGCGCGGCTCTATCACGATCTGACGCAGATCCTGCGACTTTGCGTCACCGGCAAGTTCAATCCGGAGACCGCGGGCGAGGACCTGCGGCGCGTGATGGCGCGGGCCGGCGACGCGCCGGATTTCTCCGCGCTGGAAGCGCGCCTGCGCGAGACCCAAAGCGAGGTGCGCCGCGTCTTCAACGCGATGGTGGGTGGCGGCTAA
- a CDS encoding formate dehydrogenase subunit delta, with amino-acid sequence MSSSPEKLIYMANQIGKFFHSQGHDRAVQGISEHIWKFWDPRMRKQIFAHLDAGGAGLEPDVLDALQKLKQQA; translated from the coding sequence ATGTCGTCGTCGCCTGAAAAACTGATCTACATGGCGAACCAGATCGGGAAGTTCTTCCACAGCCAGGGCCACGACCGCGCCGTACAGGGCATCTCCGAGCACATCTGGAAGTTCTGGGACCCGCGGATGCGCAAGCAGATCTTCGCCCATCTCGACGCCGGCGGCGCCGGCCTCGAGCCTGACGTGCTCGACGCGCTGCAGAAGCTGAAGCAGCAGGCGTAG
- the fdhD gene encoding formate dehydrogenase accessory sulfurtransferase FdhD, producing the protein MREPVYQANRKVWRNGVFSDGARLIPEETPLALTYNGGTYAVMMGSPEDLGDFAVGFSLSEGIVQSADEIETLDIVELDEGIELRMWLRPDKAAQIAQRRRNIAGPTGCGLCGIDSIAEAVRPAAVVPAGRVFSPREIMTAVAAVAPLQEINHQTRAVHAAAFWTAARGIVGLREDVGRHNALDKLAGALARDKVVAGDGMVLLTSRVSVEMVQKTAAIGAPLIAAVSAPTALAVRMADAAGITLAAIARADGFEIFTHPERVTGAVAGKESAYVVVA; encoded by the coding sequence ATGCGCGAGCCCGTCTACCAGGCGAACCGGAAGGTCTGGCGCAACGGCGTCTTCAGCGACGGCGCGCGCCTGATCCCGGAGGAGACGCCGCTCGCGCTGACCTATAATGGCGGCACCTACGCCGTGATGATGGGCTCGCCCGAGGACCTCGGCGACTTCGCTGTCGGCTTCAGCCTCAGCGAAGGCATCGTGCAATCGGCCGACGAGATCGAGACGCTCGACATCGTCGAGCTCGATGAGGGCATCGAGCTCCGGATGTGGCTCAGGCCTGACAAGGCCGCGCAGATCGCCCAGCGCCGCAGAAATATCGCGGGCCCAACCGGCTGTGGCCTCTGCGGCATCGATTCCATCGCCGAGGCCGTTCGGCCGGCGGCAGTCGTCCCCGCAGGCCGTGTCTTCTCGCCGCGCGAGATCATGACCGCGGTGGCGGCGGTCGCGCCGCTGCAGGAGATCAATCACCAGACCCGCGCCGTACACGCCGCCGCGTTCTGGACCGCGGCGCGCGGCATCGTCGGGCTGCGCGAGGATGTCGGCCGTCACAATGCGCTCGACAAGCTCGCAGGTGCGCTGGCCCGCGACAAGGTCGTCGCCGGCGATGGCATGGTGCTGCTGACCAGCCGTGTCTCGGTCGAAATGGTGCAGAAGACCGCTGCAATCGGTGCGCCGCTGATCGCAGCGGTATCGGCCCCGACCGCGCTTGCGGTGCGGATGGCGGACGCCGCCGGCATCACGCTCGCCGCGATCGCGCGTGCGGATGGATTTGAAATCTTTACGCATCCGGAACGCGTCACTGGCGCGGTGGCCGGCAAGGAGTCCGCTTATGTCGTCGTCGCCTGA
- the fdhF gene encoding formate dehydrogenase subunit alpha encodes MSLIQETDFGTPKSKSETMVTLTIDGNQVTVPEGTSIMRAAMEAGTQIPKLCATDMVDAFGSCRLCLIEIEGRAGTPASCTTPAMNGLVVHTQTERLKKLRKGVMELYISDHPLDCLTCAANGDCELQDMAGAVGLRDVRYGYEGENHVFAKSHGCENDNWMPKDESNPYFTYDPSKCIVCSRCVRACEEVQGTFALTISGRGFDSRVSPGMSESFLGSECVSCGACVQACPTATLTEKSVIEIGQPEHSVVTTCAYCGVGCAFKAEMRGEEVVRMVPWKDGKANRGHSCVKGRFAWGYTTHKERILKPMIRERIEDPWQEVSWDEAFNFAAAKFKGIQQKYGRDSVGGITSSRCTNEETYLVQKLIRGGFGNNNVDTCARVCHSPTGYGLSQTFGTSAGTQDFDSVEDTDVVMIIGANPASAHPVFASRLKKRLRQGAKLIVLDPRRTEMVESPHVKALHLPLMPGTNVAVVTALAHVIVTEGLVNESFVRERCDWSEFEEWAAFVAQEKYSPEATAIMTGVDPKDLREAARIYATGGNGAIYYGLGVTEHSQGSTTVIAIANLAMVTGNIGRPGVGVNPLRGQNNVQGSCDMGSFPHELPGYRHISGDAVREQFEAMWNVKLNKEPGLRIPNMFDAAIEGSFMGLYVQGEDILQSDPNTKHVVAALSAMECVIVHDLFLNETANYAHVFLPGSTFLEKDGTFTNAERRIQRVRKVVTPRNGYADWEVTILLAKAMGFEMHYNHPSEIMDEIAALTPTFTGVSYAKLDELGSVQWPCNEKAPEGTPIMHIGGFVRGKGKFIVTEYVATDERTGPRYPLLLTTGRILSQYNVGAQTRRTENVVWHAEDRLEIHPHDAELRGVRDGDWVRLASRAGETTLRAEITDRVAPGVVYTTFHHPDTQANVITTDFSDWATNCPEYKVTAVQISPSNGPSDWQKAYDEQARHSRRIAPVVEAAE; translated from the coding sequence ATGTCGCTGATCCAGGAAACCGATTTCGGTACGCCAAAATCCAAATCCGAGACGATGGTCACGCTGACCATCGACGGCAATCAGGTCACGGTGCCTGAGGGCACCTCGATCATGCGCGCGGCGATGGAAGCCGGCACCCAGATTCCAAAGCTCTGCGCGACCGACATGGTGGACGCGTTCGGCTCCTGCCGGCTCTGCCTGATCGAGATCGAAGGACGCGCCGGCACGCCGGCCTCCTGCACCACGCCCGCGATGAACGGCCTCGTCGTGCACACCCAGACCGAGCGGCTGAAGAAGCTGCGCAAGGGCGTGATGGAGCTCTACATCTCCGACCATCCGCTGGACTGCCTGACCTGCGCCGCGAACGGCGACTGCGAATTGCAGGACATGGCGGGCGCGGTCGGCCTGCGCGACGTGCGCTACGGCTATGAGGGTGAGAACCACGTCTTCGCCAAGTCGCACGGCTGCGAAAACGACAACTGGATGCCGAAGGACGAATCCAATCCGTACTTCACCTACGATCCCTCCAAGTGCATCGTCTGCTCGCGCTGCGTCCGCGCCTGCGAAGAGGTGCAGGGCACCTTCGCGCTGACGATCTCCGGCCGCGGCTTCGACAGCCGCGTCTCGCCCGGCATGAGCGAGAGCTTCCTCGGCTCCGAATGCGTGTCCTGCGGCGCCTGCGTGCAGGCCTGCCCGACCGCGACGCTGACCGAGAAGTCGGTGATCGAGATCGGCCAGCCCGAACACTCGGTGGTCACCACCTGCGCCTATTGCGGCGTCGGCTGCGCTTTCAAGGCCGAGATGCGCGGCGAGGAAGTGGTGCGCATGGTGCCGTGGAAGGACGGCAAGGCCAACCGTGGCCATTCCTGCGTCAAGGGCCGCTTCGCCTGGGGCTACACCACCCATAAGGAGCGCATCCTGAAGCCGATGATCCGCGAACGGATCGAGGATCCCTGGCAGGAAGTGTCGTGGGACGAGGCGTTCAACTTCGCCGCCGCGAAGTTCAAGGGCATCCAGCAGAAATACGGCCGCGACTCGGTCGGCGGCATCACCTCGTCACGCTGCACCAATGAAGAGACCTATCTGGTGCAGAAGCTGATCCGCGGCGGCTTCGGCAACAACAATGTCGACACCTGCGCCCGCGTCTGCCATTCGCCGACCGGCTACGGCCTGTCGCAAACCTTCGGCACCTCGGCCGGCACGCAGGATTTCGACTCGGTGGAGGACACCGACGTCGTGATGATCATCGGCGCCAACCCGGCCTCCGCCCACCCGGTGTTCGCCTCGCGGCTGAAGAAGCGGCTGCGCCAGGGCGCCAAGCTGATCGTGCTCGATCCGCGCCGCACCGAGATGGTGGAATCGCCGCACGTGAAGGCGCTGCATCTGCCGCTGATGCCCGGCACCAACGTCGCGGTGGTCACGGCGCTCGCCCACGTCATCGTCACCGAAGGGCTCGTCAACGAGAGCTTCGTGCGCGAGCGCTGCGACTGGAGCGAGTTCGAGGAATGGGCGGCCTTCGTTGCCCAGGAGAAATACAGCCCCGAAGCGACCGCGATCATGACCGGCGTCGATCCCAAGGATCTGCGCGAGGCGGCGCGGATCTACGCCACCGGCGGCAACGGCGCAATCTATTACGGGCTCGGCGTCACCGAGCACAGCCAGGGCTCGACCACGGTGATCGCGATCGCCAACCTCGCGATGGTCACCGGCAATATCGGCCGGCCCGGCGTCGGCGTGAACCCGCTGCGCGGCCAGAATAACGTGCAGGGCTCCTGCGACATGGGCTCGTTCCCGCACGAGCTGCCGGGCTATCGCCACATCTCGGGCGATGCCGTGCGCGAGCAGTTCGAGGCGATGTGGAACGTCAAGCTCAACAAGGAGCCGGGCCTGCGCATCCCCAACATGTTCGACGCGGCGATCGAAGGCAGCTTCATGGGCCTCTATGTGCAGGGGGAGGACATCCTGCAATCGGATCCGAACACCAAGCATGTGGTGGCGGCGCTGTCGGCGATGGAATGCGTGATCGTCCATGATCTGTTCCTGAACGAGACCGCGAACTACGCCCACGTCTTCCTGCCCGGCTCAACCTTCCTGGAAAAGGACGGTACCTTCACCAATGCCGAGCGCCGCATCCAGCGGGTCCGCAAGGTGGTGACGCCGCGCAACGGCTATGCCGACTGGGAAGTGACGATCCTGCTCGCCAAGGCGATGGGTTTCGAGATGCACTACAACCATCCGTCGGAGATCATGGACGAGATCGCGGCGCTGACGCCGACCTTCACCGGCGTCTCCTACGCCAAGCTCGACGAGCTCGGCTCGGTGCAGTGGCCCTGCAACGAGAAGGCGCCTGAGGGCACGCCGATCATGCATATCGGCGGCTTCGTGCGCGGCAAGGGCAAGTTCATCGTCACCGAATATGTCGCGACCGACGAACGCACCGGCCCCCGCTACCCGCTGCTGCTGACCACCGGCCGCATCCTCAGCCAGTACAATGTCGGCGCGCAGACCCGGCGCACCGAGAACGTGGTCTGGCACGCCGAGGACCGCCTCGAGATCCATCCGCACGATGCCGAGCTGCGCGGCGTGCGCGACGGCGACTGGGTGCGGCTGGCGAGCCGCGCCGGCGAAACGACGCTGCGCGCCGAGATCACCGACCGCGTGGCGCCGGGCGTGGTCTACACCACGTTCCACCACCCGGACACCCAGGCCAACGTCATCACGACCGACTTCTCCGACTGGGCAACCAACTGTCCGGAGTACAAGGTCACTGCCGTGCAGATCTCGCCGTCGAACGGTCCGTCCGACTGGCAGAAGGCCTATGACGAACAGGCACGCCACTCCCGCCGCATCGCGCCGGTGGTGGAAGCCGCGGAGTAG